The nucleotide window GCACGATGTCGAGATGCCCATCGCCGAGGGTGTGGTGCGCGTCGTCCACGATGGGCTCGATCCCTCCCTGATGGTCAAGGAGCTGATGAGCCGCGACGCCAAGCCGGAGATGTACGGCCTCGACGCCTGACGGCGGGGACGAGCGAACACCCGTCGGTCGGCCGGAGGCGGCGTCCGGCCTGCACCGGTGTAGGGCGTACCGTCTTGAGTACAGGCCTGAGGTAGGAGGAGCGAGGTGCCCGATCTCCTGGAACGCGTCCGCAAGGCGGTCGATGATGAGGAGCTGCTCGAACCTGGGGATCAGGTTCACGCAGCGATCGTGGTGATCCGCCCCGACCGGCCGGCGTCAGCCGACGATGGGGCCCGCGCCGTCCAGCTCGATTGGCCGGTCTCGACCCGTACCGCGCTCGCCCTGACCGACGACCGACTCGTCTTCCTCAGGACGGACGAGAACGGCGACCCCAGACAGATCGTCCACGTGCAGGCACTCGAGCAGGTCGAAGACCTCGTCCACGAGGAGACCGACGTCGGCGGCGTCCGGACCGTGGACCTGACGCTCGTGCTCGAGGACGGCTCGGTCATCCCCACCGAAGCGGTGGTAGAGGACGCCGATGGGGACGAGCTCGACCGCTTCGTGGGCTTGCTCGAGCAGCGACTCGCGAGCTGAGGCGCCGTCGTCGTATCAGCCGAGCTCGATGCCCAGCGTCGTCACGATCTGGCCAGTCTGCTCCATGACGCCGCTGAGCTCCTTGCCGGCCGAGATGTCGGCGATGTCGGCGTAACGCTCGGCGATCTCTTCGATGCTGGGCACCTTCTCGAACCCAACGCCCTGCCCCTCGACCAAGGCGACGCGGGAGTAGTAGCCACCGCCTGCGGAGAAGATGCGGCCCGTCTCGGTGTTCGTTTCCGACACCAGGTACGCCACCAGCGGGGAGACCCACTCGGGCTCGAGCTTGTCGAGCAGCTGTGGCGGCATCACGTCCTCGGTCATCCGCGACCTCGCCACCGGCGCGATCGCGTTGGCCAGGATGTTGTACTTGGCGCCCTCGATGGCCAGCGTCCGCGTGAGCCCGACCAGGCCCATCTTCGCGGCGGAGTAGTTGGTCTGGCCGAAGTTGCCGTACAGGCCTGACCCTGACGTGGTGTTGATGATGCGGCCGTAGTTGTTCTCGCGCATCGACTCCCACGCGGCGCGCGTCACGTGGAAGCCGCCGTAGAGGTGCACCTTGAGGACCATGTCGAGCTGATCCTCTTCGAGGTTCTTGAACGACACGTCGCGCAGGATCCCGGCGTTGTTGATGACGATGTCGACCCGACCCCAGGTGTCCAGGGCGGTCCTGACGATGTTCTCACCACCCTCCCAGGTGTGTACCCCGTCGTAGTTGGCGACCGCCTCGCCGCCGGCCTCGTTGATCTCGTCCACGACGGCGTCGGCCATGTCGGAGCCGAAGCCTTTCCCGTGGCGGTCACCTCCGAGGTCGTTGACGATGACCTTCGCGCCGCGGCTCGCGAGCAGCAGTGCGTGACTCCTGCCGAGCCCGCCCCCGGCCCCCGTCACGATCGCGATCCGACCCTCGTAGTTGATCTCCGCCACCTGCTACCTCCATCAGCGTCGTCCGGGGCCGAGCAGGCTAGCCACGGGGACGAGACGCCTTCACATCCGGGGTCGTCGGTAGCCTGCCCGTGGCCGGCCAGAGGACGCCTCCCGTGGAACCCCGCCCCGAACGCCCCGCCGGTGCCTTCGAGACCCTGGCGGTGCACGCCTCCACGGTTCTGCCCGAGGTCGCGCAACAACCGGTCGCGCCACCGATCTGGCCGGTCGCGACGTGGGCCACGACCCGTTCGGCGGAGGTGGGCGCGCTCCTCGAGGATCGCCTCGACGGCTACGTGTACGGGCGCTACGACAACCCCACGAACACGGCCCTGCACACCGCCGTGGCGGCTCTCCACTCGGCTCCCGCGGCGTGGTCCTTCGCGTCCGGTACCGCCGCCATCCACGCGGTCCTCGACAGTCAGCGTCGCGGCGGTCGCCTGCTCGTCACGAAGCGACTCTACGGTGGGACCTACGCCCTGCTGCATCGGCTGGCGGACGAAGCGGGATGGGGTGTGGATGCCATCGACCTGAGTGACCCGGCGAACGTCGACGCTGCGGTCACCGACGAGCACACGGTCCTGTACGCCGAGACGATGGCGAACCCCAGTACGCAGGTCGCGGATCTGGGTGCTCTCGCCGACCGTGCCCGTACGCACGGGCTGACCTTCATCGTGGACAACACGTTCGCCTCGCCGTGGCTGTGTCGGCCGCTGGAGCTGGGTGCTGACGTCGTGGTCGAGTCCGCGACCAAGTACCTCGGCGGGCACGGCGACGTCGTCGCCGGCGTCATCGCCGGCAGTGTCGACACGATCGCCGCGGCGCGCGAGGCCGGCTACGAGTTCGGGGGATCATTGGGACCGTTCGAGGCGTGGCTCGTCGCACGCGGGATCCAGACCCTCGCACTGCGGATGGAGCGGTCGTCACGGACCGCGCTGTCTTTGGCCGAGCACCTCGAGGGACGCCCCGGCGTGGTCTCGGTGGCCTACCCGACGCTGCCCTCTCACCCCCAGCACGATCTCGCGGTGAAGCAGTTCGCCGGTCGCGGCGGCGGCGGGATCGTGGCGGTCGACCTCGGCGATCGCCACGTCGCTGAACGCGTCGCCGACGCGTGCCGGGTCTTCCTCCGCGCCGCCTCGCTCGGTGGGACCCGGTCGCTCGTGCTCCACCCGGCGTCGACGAGCCACCGCCAACTGTCCGATGACGACCTCGTCGCGGCGGGAGTCGGGCCTGGTCTGCTGCGCTTGAGCGTCGGCATCGAGGACCTCGGCGACCTTCGCGCCGATCTCGACCACGCTCTGGCGACCGCCACGACCGGAGACGGACCAACGTGAAGCAGCGCGTTCTCATCCTGTACGGAGGCCGTTCGAGCGAGCACGAGGTCTCGTGCCTGTCGGCCCGATCCGTCCTCAACGCGATCGACCGTGACCGCTACGAGGTCGTGCCGGTGGGCATCACGCGCGCAGGCCGTTGGGTCCTCACCGATGGGACGATCGAACCGCGGCCGGGCCATCCGCTCCCCGAGGTCGAGGACGTCGGCGACACCGTCGCGCTCGTCCGCAGCCGGTCCGGGGCCAACCTCGTGAGGTTCGTGGGCGACGAAGTCGAGACCGTCGGGGCGATCGATGTCGCGTTCCCGGTGCTGCACGGGCCCTACGGAGAGGACGGCACCGTGCAGGGCCAACTCGCCACTGTCGACGTCCCCTACGTCGGAGCGGATGTGACCGCCAGTTCGGTCGGTATCGACAAGCGCGCGATGAAACTGGCGTTCAAGGCGCGGGGGCTACCTCAGGTCCCCTTCCTCGCGGTGCGCATCGAGCGTTGGCAGGCAGAGCGAGGTGCGCTCCTCGACGAGATCGAGGGAGCGATCGGCTACCCGCTGTTCACCAAGCCCGCCCGTCAGGGGTCCTCGATCGGCATCAGCAAGGTCGGCGATCGTGAGGAGCTCGCGTCGGGGCTAGAGGAGGCGTTCGGCTACGACCGTGTGGCGATCGTCGAGGAGGGTCTCGAGCACCCGCGTGAGGTCGAGGTCGCGGTCCTCGGCAACGACACGATCGAGGTCACGCCGCCGGGGGAGATCAAGCCGAGCCACGACTTCTACGACTTCGAGGCCAAGTACCTCGACGAGTCGGAGCTGATCGTCCCCGCCGAACTCGACGACGAGATGCTGAAGCGGATCGACGACATCGCCCGGCAGGCCTACGGGTCGATCGGCTGTCGCGGGATGGCTCGCATCGACTTCTTCGTGACGCGGGCGGGCGAGCTGTACCTCAACGAGATCAACACGATCCCGGGGTTCACACCGGCGTCGATGTTCCCGCGCCTGTGGCAGGCGCAGGGCGTGAGCTACCCCGAGCTCGTCGACCGCCTCCTCGAACTCGCCTTCGAGGCCGCCCAGGAGGACGCGCGCTACGCCCCTTGATACCCGATACGGGCGACGCCGCATCCGCGTCGTCGCCTGTTACAGATGCACGACGGGGCAGGTGAGGGTGCGGGTGATGCCGGGGATGGCCTGGATCTTCGATACGACCATCTTCCCCAGCTCGTCGACGTTGCCCGCCTCGGCGCGGACGATGACGTCGTAGGGGCCGGTTACGTCCTCGGCAGCGACGACGCCAGGGATGTCGTCCACCGCCTCGGCGACCGCGCCAGCCTTGCCGACCTCGGTCTGTATCAGGATGTACGCCGATACGGCCATGTTCGCTCCGTTCCACGACCGACCCGCGTCGATCGCCCGGTCGGCGAGCCTAGTCGCCGTCCCTCTACGCGGTCCGTGCTTGCTTCACTACCTCCGACGGAGGAGCCGTGTGGCCTCACCCGAGTTCGTCCTGCTGGAACTGCTGTCGCCGCTCCTCGACGGCGACGGACCTGGCGTGCCCGTCGGATACGGCGACGACGCGGCGGTCGTCGAGGTCGCCGGTACGCCGGTCGCGATCGCGGTCGACACCCTGGTCGCCGCGGTCCACTTCGACCTCGTCCTGTCGAGCTGGGAGGATGTCGGTTACAAGGCGCTCGCCGTTAACGTCAGCGATCTCGCGGCGGTGGGTGCCCAGTGCAGCGCCGCCGTCGTCTCGCTCCAGCGCCCCCCCGGTCTCGAGGACGCCGACGTGCTCGCGCTCTACCGCGGCCTGCGTGCCGCCGCCGACACGTGGCGCTGTCGCATCGTCGGGGGCGACACCGTCGGGGGACCGGTCGCAGCGGTCAGCGTCACCGCGGTCGGGGCGCTGCTGGGTCCGGAGCCGCTCCGCCGCGGTGCGGCGGAGGTCGGTGACGTCGTGCTGATCGTGGGAGAGCTCGGCGTCGCCGCTGCGGGGTTGGCGGCACACCGGGCGGGGCGCACCGACCTGCTCGAGGAGCATCCACTCGTCGCCGCAGCCCACCGACGCCCGCGGGCACTCCCCGAGGCTGGAGCAGCGCTCGCCGTTGCCGGAGCCAACGCGTGCATCGACGTCAGCGACGGTCTCGGCCGGGACGTGGGCCACATCGCCGCGGCATCGCAGGTCGGTGTCGTGCTGGATCCCGACCGGCTGCCCCTCCATCCTGACGTGGTGGCCGTGGCGGACGAACTCGACATAGATCCGGTCGATCTCGTCGTCGGTGGCGGTGACGACTACGCGCTCGTGGCCACGGTCCGACCTCACCGTCTCGCCCGTGTCGAGACCGCGTTGGAGGCCGCCGGGCTGCGGCCCCGTGTCGTGGGTGAGGTCGTCGAAGGTGAGGGGGTCCGGCTGGGCGACCGCGACGTGGTGCAGGCAGGCTGGGAACACGACGTGGAGGAACCGTGACCGCGACACCACCCCGTGCCCTGACGATCGCTGGGTCGGACTCCGGCGGGGGAGCCGGCATCCAGGCGGACCTGAAGACGTTCGAGGCTCTCGGCGTCTACGGCATGAGCGTGCTCACCGCGCTGACGGCCCAGAACACGGTCGGAGTCCAAGGGGTGCACGAGGTGCCACCCGACTTCGTCCGGCGACAGCTCGACAGCGTGGTGACCGACATCGGTGTGGACGCGGTGAAGGTCGGGATGCTCGCGAGCGCCCCGATCGTCGAGACCGTCGCCGCGGGCCTCGACGCGCACGACCTCACGATGGTCGTCCTCGACCCCGTCGCGGCGTCGAAGCATGGCGACGCGCTGTTGCGGCAGGACGCGGTCACCGCGCTGCGCGACGCGTTGGTCCCACGTGCGCTGGTGATCACGCCCAACGTGGGCGAGGTCGCACTGCTGACCGACGTCAAGGTGGAGACCGTCGACGACATGCCGCGCGCTGCCGAGGCACTGCTCGCGCTCGGACCGCGTTGGGTCGTCGTCAAGGGTGGTCACCTGCGCGACAACGAGGACGCCGTCGACCTGCTGACCGACGGCGACTCCTGGCACGAGATCCGCTCGGAACGACTCGACACCCGCGACACCCACGGGACCGGCTGCACCTTCAGCAGCGCCATCGCCGCCGAGCTAGCCAAGGGAGCAGATGTGGTCGCTGCGGTCACCGCAGCGAAGCGCTACCTCACGGGAGCGCTACGCCGAGGCGTGCGCATCGGACGCGGCATCGGGCCCGTCGACCACGCCTGGCAGCGTCGTGAGGACTGAGATCGCGGGGCTGCTCGTCCTGGTCGCGCTCACGGCGTGTGGGGGCGGGACGACTCCGTCGAGCTCTGGGGTCGGCACCGCGTCCGAGATCCCGCGGTCGCAGCAGGGTGTCGTCGACGTGACGGTCGAGGAGCGGGGCGGGATGTGCGCCGCTCCCGACGGCACCGGGACCGTCTGCGCGCGGACCGTCACGGTCACCAGCGACGGCACGGTGACCGTGGCCGACGCGACGACGACGAGTCCGGAACTCGTCGAGCAGGTCGAGCCTGACGTCGCGCCGGCACTGGCCGAGATCATCGAGAACGGCTTCAACGACCTCACCGCCGTCAAGTTCGAGGGCACCTGCCCCACCGCTATCGACGGCGTGGAGCGGACGATCACGGTGCGACGGCTCCCCGGCGGGCCCCAGGCCGCCATGGCGGACGCCGCCGTGATCGCGATCTCGTCCTGTCAGCACGACCTCGACACGCCCGCAGCACGACGGGTCCTCGACCGCTTCGATGAGGTCTGGGACGGCGCCGACCTACCCCGCCCCTGACCGCCGATCGACGCGACCGTCCGACGGAAACGCGCGTCCACGCGCGTTCTCGTCATCGCCGGGCCGCTCAGCCCCGACCAGTCCGACGGAAACGCGCATCCACGCGCGTTCTCGTCACCGCCGCCAGCTCCTTCGGACGCACGAGGCCACCGGTCGAGCAAGCCCCGCGACGTCTACGCTGGCTCGGCGGTCGAAGGGGGAGGTGCTGTGGCCGAGGTCCGGGTCCGGTTGGCTGACGTCGACGACCTGCCCGACGTCTGCGTAGCGACTGGCGAACCGACCTCGCAGCGTGCCCCGTTGCGGTTCCGGTGGGTGCCGGGGGCGCAGTGGCGATGGAACGTGATGGTCCTGCCGACGCCGCTGGCGGTGGCAGCAAACCGGCGCGACGCGCGCACGGCGACGGTCGTGCTGCCGGTCGCCCCGGAGGCGCTGACGCGACGTCAGCGGCTGGACCGGGGGTTCCGTGCCGCACTGTTCGTCGGTGCGGTGGTCTTGACCGCGTCGGTCGTGCTGGGCTCGAACGCCCTGCTGGGACTGTCCATGATCCCGGCGGGTGTGGCCCTGGTCCTGGGGGACCGTCACCGTCGGTCCCTGCTACTCGGCGAGGTCGACGACGAGGACGCGCTCATCCTGCGCCACGCCCACCCGGCGTTCGGTCGAGCGCTCGACCTCCGAGCTGATCAGATCGGAGACGTCAGCGGGACTTGACGGGAGGGCGCTGCACCTTGCCGGCCTTGAGGCAGGACGTGCAGACGTTCGCCTTCTGAACCCGTCCGTCCTTCCAGATGCGCAGGCGCTGCACGTTGGGGTCCCAGCGGCGTGACGAGCGGCGGTGGCTGTGGCTGACCTGCTTGCCGAACCAGGGGCTCTTGCCGCAGATGTCGCAGACGGACTTCATCGCAGACTCCCGCGAGTGATCGGGTGGTGGCGCCTCCGGGAACTCGCCCCGGCGCGGTGCGGCCGCCCCGTGCTCAAGTAGCGAAGCGGTAGCACGATCGCGCCGTGCTCAAGTAGCGAAGCGGTAGCACGATCGCGCCGTGCTCAAGTAGCGAAGCGGTAGCACGATCTCGGACGTCGGGGGCGGCCTCGGTCGGAGGATGGTAGCAGACCTCACCGGACGGCGACCCCTCAGCCCCGGTGTCGCCATCCCCGGGACGACGGGCGACGCGGCGCGCCACCAGAGGGGCGTCTAGCCTCAGGTTGCCAGCGGACGGGAGACGGCGTGAGCACCTCCGGACAGCTCGCAGAGGGGTCCTCGGTGCACGAGCGGCTGGACGGTCGGCGCATCCTGCTCACGGGTGTCACCGGCTTCGTGGGGCAGGCGCTGCTCGAACGTCTGCTGTCCTACCTGCCGCGGGCGCGCCTCGTGCTGCTGGTCCGCCCGGTTCCGGGGGCCTCGGGACGTGACCGCGTCGCGGATCTGCTGACCAAGCCGGTGTTCGACCGCCTGCGCGCGGGCCTCGGCGACGGTGGCGCGCAGCGGATCCTGGATCAGCGGATCGACGTGATCGAGGCCGATCTGACCGAGGCCGTCCCGGCGCTGCCCGACGACCTCGACGTGGTGGTCCACCTCGCCGGGACCGTCTCGTTCGACCCGCCCATCGACGTCGCGTTCCAGATCAACCTGCTCGGAACCCGCCGCTTGCACGAGGCGCTGCGCGCGTCCGGGAGCGAACCCCACGTCGTGCACGTGTCCACGGCCTACGTCGCCGGCCTGGCCAAGGGCGTCGTGCCGGAGGCACCGCTCCAGCACGACGTCGACTGGCGCGTCGAGGCCGACGCGGCGCTGGCAGCGCGGACCGCCACCGAGCAGACGTCGCGGGGCCCCGACCTGCTCGAACGACTCCTCGACGATGCCAACGTCGCCCACAGCCGTGCCGGCCCCAGGACGGTCGCCCGATCGGCGGAGCAACGCCGCGGCGCGTGGGTCCACGACCGGCTCGTCGCTCAGGGTCGCCAACGAGCCCGCAGCCTCGGCTGGCCGGACGTCTACACGTTCAGCAAGGCGCTCGGCGAGCGCTGTGCGGAGGACCTGCACGGTGACTTGCCGCTGTCCATCGTGCGACCGTCCATCATCGAGAGCGCCCTCAGGCATCCACGGCCAGGCTGGATCGAAGGCTTCAAGATGGCCGAGCCGATCATCCTCGGCTACGGGCGCGGGGACATCCCGGATTTCCCCGGGGTCCGCGATGCGGTGATCGACATCATCCCGGTCGACCTGGTGGTCAACGCGCTGGTGGCGATCGCCGCCCACCCACCCGCCGCCGGGGACCGGCTCCACTACCACGTCTCGTCGGGCGCCCGCAACCCGCTGACGTTCGACGAGCTCTACGAGCTGGTCCGCGGCTACTTCGCGCGGGAGCCGTTCGTGCACCCGCGCGAGGGGGAGATCGCCCCGCCGGACTGGCGCTTCCGTGGCAGCCGACGGGTCATGCGGATGCTCGAGGTCGCGGAGAAGGGCGTGGACGTCGCCGACCGGCTGGTCGCGCGGCTGCCGCGTTCCGACCGCACCCGCTCCGCCGCCCGTGGCCTCGACCGGCAGCGACGGCGACTGGAGTTCGTCCGCCGCTACGCCGACATCTACGGCCCCTACGCCGAGCTGGAGGTCCTCTACGCCGACGACCGTACGCACGCGCTGTTCCGCTCGATCACCGAGCGCGACCGCCGGGACCTCCCCTTCGACGCCGCCGCGATCGACTGGCCGCACTACCTCCAGGAGGTCCACTGTCCCAGCGTCACCGCGAACCTGCGCCAGCCGCACGTCCCCCGCCAGCGGACCGACGTCGCCGCCAACGGCCTCCCCAGCCGGGCCGACGTGGTGGCGGTGTTCGACCTGGACGGCACGATCGTCGACACGAACGTCATCGAGTCGTACCTGTGGCTGCGGCTGGCCGAGCGGGGCGGCGCATGGATGGGCGAGATGGCGTCCCTGCTGCGCTCGCTGCCGCGCTACGTGGCGGCCGAGCGGCGGACGCGCGAGTCGTTCCTGCGTTCGTTCTACCAGCGCTACGAAGGGGCGGACCTCGAGGGACTGCGTCGCCTGGTCGACGAGCACGTCACCCCGGTCGTCCTCGGGCGGAGCGCCCCGGCCGCGCTGCGGCGCGTGCGCGAGCACCGTACCGCGGGACATCGGACGGTCCTGCTCACCGGCGCGATCGACCTGCTCACCCGGCCGATCGCGGCGCTGTTCGACGAGATCGTCGCGGCGGAACTCGCCACCGACGAACGGGGCGTCTGCACCGGGAACCTGGCGACCCTGCCGCTCGTCGGCGAGGCGCGCGCCGCGTGGTTGCGTCGCTACGCCCACCGGATGGGGCTGGACCTGGACGCGTCGTACGCGTACGCCGATAGCCACTCCGACGTGCCACTACTGGAGGCGGTGGGCAACCCGGTGGCCGTGAACCCGGACGTGGCCCTGTTCCGCGCGGCCCGGTCTGCTCGTCCCCGCTGGACGGTGGAGGAGTGGCGGCTGGTCGACGAGACGCCGCGCGTGCTGGCCTCGACCGCCGCGCCACGGCGAGGCCACGCGTGAGGATCCAGGCCCTGGAGCTGTACCGGTCCGTGCCGCGGTACGTCGCGGCCCGCGTGGTCGGGTCTCGACTGCCTGGCCTGTTGGCTGGTCCCGTCGCCCCGCTCAGGCTGGTCACGAACGACGAGCCGCGCCCGCTGGGTCCGGGTTGGACCCGGGTCCGGCCGCGGCTGGCGGGGATCTGCGGATCCGACCTGGCGACCATCGCGGGGCGGTCATCGTTCTACTTCTCCCCGCTGGTGTCCCTGCCGTTCGTACCCGGGCACGAGGTCGTCGGTGAGGTCATCGACGACGTCGATGACCTCCCTCCCGGCACCCGCGTGGTCCTCGACCCGATCCTGGCGTGCGCTGCACGCGGCCTCGACCCCTGCAGCGCCTGCGTCACCGGGCGGCACGACCGCTGCGACCACATCACCGTCGGACACGTGTCGCCGGGCCTACAGACCGGCTACTGCGCCGATACGGGGGGCGGCTGGAGCCGCATGTTCGTCGCCCACCGCTCCCAGCTCCACCCCATCCCCGACGAACTGCCGGACGAGCGGGCGGTGCTGGTCGAGCCACTGGCCTGTGCGGTGCACGCCGCCGAGCGCGCCCAGGTCGACGACACGGCCGACGTACTGCTCGTCGGTGCTGGGACGGTCGGTCTGTTCACCCTGCTGGCGCTGCGGGCGTTCACCCCAGCGGGGCGGATCACCGTGGTGGCCAAGCACCGCAGACAGGCCGAGCTCGCCCGCCGGTTCGGCGCCACCGAGGTGGTCTCTCCAGGCGAGGTGGTCGGTGCGGTGCGGCGCGCGACGCGGGCGCTCCGGCTCGACCCCGAGCGCGGCGGCGGCTTCCTGCTCGGCGGGGTCGACGTCGCGATCGACTGCGTCGGTTCGAGGACCAGCCTCGACACCGCCCTGCGTACGGTCCGCAGCGGCGGACGGGTGGTCCTCGCCGGCCTGCCGACGGAAGGGGCGGATCTCACCCCTGCCTGGTTCCGCGAGTTGGAGATCGTCGGCGCCTACGCGAGCACGGCGAACCCCGTCGGCGGGCTTCACGCGTCGACGTTCGACGCAGCCGTCGGGCTGGCCACCGATGCTGCGCTGGGCGACGCCGTCGGTGCCACCTACCGGCTGCCCGCGTGGCGTGAGGCCATCGATCACGCCCTGTCCGCCGGCTCGTTGGGGACGATCAAGGTCGCTTTCGACCTGCGCGATCACCGCGGTGAGGAGGACGCCTGATGAGCTATCGAACATCACCCCCCAGGCCGGCAACGCCGGCCCCTCCCCCCTTGAGGGGGGAGGCATGACCCGTCCCGGTTTCGTCCTGGAGGTCGACGAGCGCACGCCTCCGCTGCTCGTCCACGAAGGCGAGGGGTTCCGACTGGAGGACTTCCCGCTCGGGACCCGGGTGGTCTACCCGCCGGATCCTCTGCCCGGCGTACGCGATCTCGATGCCGCCATCGAGGATGCGTTGCTCCGCCCTCACGGCTCCGAGCCCCTGCCGGAGCTGCTCCGCGCGGGCATGCGTCTGACCATCGCCTTCGATGACCTGTCCCTGCCGCTGCCGCCGATGCGGACGCCCGACATCCGCCAGCGCATCATCGAGCACGTCCTCGAACACGCGGCACATGCTGGCGTCGACGACGTCGAGCTGGTCGCCGCCAACGCCCTGCACCGGCGGATGACCCCTGACGAGCTCGAGCGGCTCCTCGGCGAGCGTGTGTTCCGGTCGTTCTGGCCCGACCGGCTGCGCAACTTCGACGCCGAGGATCCCGACGATCTGGAGTTCATCGGCACCACCGATCGGGACGAGGAGGTCGAGATCTGCCGACGGGCGGCCACCTCGGACCTTCTCGTCTACGTGAACATCAACCTGGTCGCGATGGACGGCGGCCACAAGTCCGTCCCGGTCGGCCTGGCCGGCTACCGCAGCCTGCGCCACCACCACAACGTCGACACGATGCTGCACTCGACCAGCTACATGGACCCACCGAACTCGGCGCTGCACAGCTCGGCGGGGCGGATGGGCCGGCTGCTGGCCGACCACCTGCGGATCTTCACGATCGAGACGACCCTCAACAACGAGACCTTCCCCGAACCGCTGGGCTTCCTCAACGGCCGGGAGTGGGAGTGGTCGTTGAAGGACCAGGCCACGATGCTGGCGGTCCGCCGGGGCCTGGACGTGATGCCCCGCTGGGCCCGCAGGAAGGTGTTCCACGCCACCGCGGCCCCGTACGGGGTCACCGGTATCAACGCCGGCGAGACCGAGGCCGTCCACGAACGCACCCTGGTCAACGTCCACCGCCAGCAGCTGGTCGAGGTCGACGGGCAGTCCGACGTGCTGGTCACCGGCGTGCCGTACGTCGGCCCCTACAACGTGAACTCGATCATGAACCCGATCCTGGCGATGTGCCTGGGGCTGGGTTACTTCTTCAACATGTACCGGGGCCGGCCGCTGGTGCGACCCGGCGGGGCGATGATCCTGTACCACCCGGTGGCCCGGGAGTTCCACCAGGTCCACCACCCCAGCTACATCGACTTCTTCGAGGAGGTGCTGGCCGAGAGCACCGACCCGGCCACGATCGAGAAGAAGTTCGAGCAGCGGTACGCGACCGACCCCTGGTACATCCACCTGTACCGGACCTCGTACGCCTACCACGGCGTCCACCCGTTCTACATGTGGTACTGGGGGGCGCACGCGCTGGACCACCTGCGAGATGTCGTCTGGGTCGGCGCCGACCGGCGCAGCGTCGAGCGGATGGGGTTCCAGGCGGCCTCGACGCTGTCGGACGCTCTCGAGATGGTCAGCGGGTCGGTCGGTCGCCACCCGACGATCACCTACCTCCACTCGCCGCCCCTCGCGCTGGCGGAGGTGCGCTGATGCCCTCCCTGCGACGGGACCTCGAGCA belongs to Actinomycetota bacterium and includes:
- a CDS encoding HAD-IB family hydrolase; this translates as MSTSGQLAEGSSVHERLDGRRILLTGVTGFVGQALLERLLSYLPRARLVLLVRPVPGASGRDRVADLLTKPVFDRLRAGLGDGGAQRILDQRIDVIEADLTEAVPALPDDLDVVVHLAGTVSFDPPIDVAFQINLLGTRRLHEALRASGSEPHVVHVSTAYVAGLAKGVVPEAPLQHDVDWRVEADAALAARTATEQTSRGPDLLERLLDDANVAHSRAGPRTVARSAEQRRGAWVHDRLVAQGRQRARSLGWPDVYTFSKALGERCAEDLHGDLPLSIVRPSIIESALRHPRPGWIEGFKMAEPIILGYGRGDIPDFPGVRDAVIDIIPVDLVVNALVAIAAHPPAAGDRLHYHVSSGARNPLTFDELYELVRGYFAREPFVHPREGEIAPPDWRFRGSRRVMRMLEVAEKGVDVADRLVARLPRSDRTRSAARGLDRQRRRLEFVRRYADIYGPYAELEVLYADDRTHALFRSITERDRRDLPFDAAAIDWPHYLQEVHCPSVTANLRQPHVPRQRTDVAANGLPSRADVVAVFDLDGTIVDTNVIESYLWLRLAERGGAWMGEMASLLRSLPRYVAAERRTRESFLRSFYQRYEGADLEGLRRLVDEHVTPVVLGRSAPAALRRVREHRTAGHRTVLLTGAIDLLTRPIAALFDEIVAAELATDERGVCTGNLATLPLVGEARAAWLRRYAHRMGLDLDASYAYADSHSDVPLLEAVGNPVAVNPDVALFRAARSARPRWTVEEWRLVDETPRVLASTAAPRRGHA
- a CDS encoding zinc-binding dehydrogenase → MQALELYRSVPRYVAARVVGSRLPGLLAGPVAPLRLVTNDEPRPLGPGWTRVRPRLAGICGSDLATIAGRSSFYFSPLVSLPFVPGHEVVGEVIDDVDDLPPGTRVVLDPILACAARGLDPCSACVTGRHDRCDHITVGHVSPGLQTGYCADTGGGWSRMFVAHRSQLHPIPDELPDERAVLVEPLACAVHAAERAQVDDTADVLLVGAGTVGLFTLLALRAFTPAGRITVVAKHRRQAELARRFGATEVVSPGEVVGAVRRATRALRLDPERGGGFLLGGVDVAIDCVGSRTSLDTALRTVRSGGRVVLAGLPTEGADLTPAWFRELEIVGAYASTANPVGGLHASTFDAAVGLATDAALGDAVGATYRLPAWREAIDHALSAGSLGTIKVAFDLRDHRGEEDA
- a CDS encoding nickel-dependent lactate racemase, with product MTRPGFVLEVDERTPPLLVHEGEGFRLEDFPLGTRVVYPPDPLPGVRDLDAAIEDALLRPHGSEPLPELLRAGMRLTIAFDDLSLPLPPMRTPDIRQRIIEHVLEHAAHAGVDDVELVAANALHRRMTPDELERLLGERVFRSFWPDRLRNFDAEDPDDLEFIGTTDRDEEVEICRRAATSDLLVYVNINLVAMDGGHKSVPVGLAGYRSLRHHHNVDTMLHSTSYMDPPNSALHSSAGRMGRLLADHLRIFTIETTLNNETFPEPLGFLNGREWEWSLKDQATMLAVRRGLDVMPRWARRKVFHATAAPYGVTGINAGETEAVHERTLVNVHRQQLVEVDGQSDVLVTGVPYVGPYNVNSIMNPILAMCLGLGYFFNMYRGRPLVRPGGAMILYHPVAREFHQVHHPSYIDFFEEVLAESTDPATIEKKFEQRYATDPWYIHLYRTSYAYHGVHPFYMWYWGAHALDHLRDVVWVGADRRSVERMGFQAASTLSDALEMVSGSVGRHPTITYLHSPPLALAEVR